A portion of the Elephas maximus indicus isolate mEleMax1 chromosome 13, mEleMax1 primary haplotype, whole genome shotgun sequence genome contains these proteins:
- the WDR93 gene encoding WD repeat-containing protein 93 isoform X20, whose product MGPNQLFRVSQKFPVLPFVMSSPKGSQTQKVKRPIYKQKGPLEIPPPSEKDWSKDDEEDYGFKDPDQELDSLPQPYRMINKLVNLLFERSWEIIEEREASREAELSRIQPTIYSPLEEIKLSTMPNCIAVSQDYMFIGGAKGFSIYHLYNAKRICAWEKLKVDVTSIWATDLGTEILIATVDEIGIIRLFYFYKEVLFLIKTINEAAKK is encoded by the exons CTTTTTAGAGTCTCACAGAAATTCCCAGTGCTGCCTTTTGTGATGTCATCCCCTAAAGGAAGTCAGACCCAGAAGGTGAAGCGACCCATTTATAAACAAAAGGGACCACTAGAGATCCCACCCCCATCAGAGAAGGACTGGTCTAAAGATGATGAAGAGGATTATGGCTTCAAGGATCCAGATCAGGAGCTGGATTCCCTGCCTCAACCTTATCGGATGATAAACAAGCTAGTAAACCTTCTGTTTGAGCGGTCATGGGAAATTATTGAGGAGAGGGAGGCATCAAGGGAAGCCGAGCTCAGTCGGATCCAGCCCACAATCTACTCTCCACTTGAAGAAATCAAG cTGAGCACAATGCCAAACTGTATAGCTGTTTCTCAAGACTATATGTTTATTGGAGGAGCCAAAGGATTCTCAATCTATCATCTGTACAATGCTAAACGAATATGTGCTTGGGAGAAACTTAAAGTTGATGTCACTTCCATCTGGGCCACAGATTTGGGGACTGAAATACTTATTGCTACTGTGGATGAAATTG gtaTCATTAGACTGTTCTATTTTTATAAGGAAGTTCTTTTCCTAATCAAAACCATCAATGAAGCG